The following proteins come from a genomic window of Ictalurus furcatus strain D&B chromosome 26, Billie_1.0, whole genome shotgun sequence:
- the LOC128602199 gene encoding macrophage mannose receptor 1-like isoform X2 → MRYSMVCLISVTLLLSVCGIGAYIPHRYHFVNENKTWSEAQNYCREKYTDLASINDMGEMMKLNYTLKMETVKKAWIGLQREGTGKWQWSLADQTFYRDGDTYRNWSSGEPDNQGGNEFCVQMQKSTGSWYDDRCDRTYSFVCYEEKNTNTNRYMFINERKTWYDAQTYCREKYTDLVSVRNKTENEEIRKVIQSATDVYVWIGLFKDSWKWSDQSNSSFRYWSSDKPSGGLNCAAVNVSDQDHWTNVDCTEKLPFICHEKRLVLINQSLTWWDALNYCRNHHYDLVSVRSEEMQLWVKEVVQNASTEHVWLGLHHDCVQRIWFWVFGSMVCYQDWAPGNGTWNEDCSHERRSGAVQSGGKQQWIELSEGYKLNFICSTYDDMF, encoded by the exons ATACAGTATGGTTTGTCTCATTTCAGTGACCCTGCTCTTGTCAG TATGTGGTATAGGAGCATATATTCCTCATCGCTATCACTTTGTGAATGAGAATAAAACCTGGAGTGAAGCTCAGAATTACTGCAGAGAGAAATACACTGATCTGGCCTCCATCAATGACATGGGAGAGATGATGAAGCTGAATTACACACTGAAGATGGAAACTGTAAAGAAAGCTTGGATCGGTCTACAGAGAGAGGGCACTGGGAAATGGCAGTGGTCTCTGGCAGACCAAACTTTCTACAGAGACGGAGACACTTACAGAAACTGGAGTAGTGGAGAACCAGACAACCAAGGGGGAAATGAGTTCTGTGTTCAGATGCAAAAAAGCACTGGTTCTTGGTATGATGACAGATGTGATAGAACATACTCTTTTGTGTGTTATGAAG aaaagaacacaaacactaatAGATACATGTTTATTAATGAGAGAAAGACCTGGTATGATGCTCAGACCTACTGCAGAGAGAAATACACCGACCTGGTCAGTGTGAGGAACAAAACTGAGAATGAGGAGATCAGGAAAGTGATTCAAAGTGCAACTGATGTATATGTTTGGATTGGTCTGTTTAAAGACTCCTGGAAGTGGTCAGATCAGAGTAATTCCTCATTCAGATACTGGAGCTCTGACAAACCCAGTGGAGGTTTGAACTGTGCTGCAGTGAATGTGTCTGATCAAGACCACTGGACCAATGTGGACTGCACAGAAAAACTCCCCTTCATCTGCCATGAGA AGAGACTGGTCTTGATTAATCAGAGTCTGACCTGGTGGGATGCTCTGAACTACTGCAGGAACCATCATTATGACCTGGTCTCAGTGCGCTCTGAGGAGATGCAGCTCTGGGTGAAGGAAGTGGTTCAAAACGCCTCCACCGAACACGTGTGGCTCGGCCTGCATCACGACTGCGTCCAGCGTATCTGGTTCTGGGTTTTTGGATCGATGGTCTGCTACCAGGACTGGGCCCCGGGGAATGGGACATGGAATGAAGACTGCAGCCATGAGAGGAGAAGCGGAGCAGTGCAGTCTGGAGGAAAGCAGCAGTGGATCGAACTGTCTGAGGGCTACAAACTCAACTTCATCTGCTCTACCTATGACG ATATGTTTTAA
- the LOC128602199 gene encoding macrophage mannose receptor 1-like isoform X1, with product MRYSMVCLISVTLLLSVVCGIGAYIPHRYHFVNENKTWSEAQNYCREKYTDLASINDMGEMMKLNYTLKMETVKKAWIGLQREGTGKWQWSLADQTFYRDGDTYRNWSSGEPDNQGGNEFCVQMQKSTGSWYDDRCDRTYSFVCYEEKNTNTNRYMFINERKTWYDAQTYCREKYTDLVSVRNKTENEEIRKVIQSATDVYVWIGLFKDSWKWSDQSNSSFRYWSSDKPSGGLNCAAVNVSDQDHWTNVDCTEKLPFICHEKRLVLINQSLTWWDALNYCRNHHYDLVSVRSEEMQLWVKEVVQNASTEHVWLGLHHDCVQRIWFWVFGSMVCYQDWAPGNGTWNEDCSHERRSGAVQSGGKQQWIELSEGYKLNFICSTYDDMF from the exons ATACAGTATGGTTTGTCTCATTTCAGTGACCCTGCTCTTGTCAG TAGTATGTGGTATAGGAGCATATATTCCTCATCGCTATCACTTTGTGAATGAGAATAAAACCTGGAGTGAAGCTCAGAATTACTGCAGAGAGAAATACACTGATCTGGCCTCCATCAATGACATGGGAGAGATGATGAAGCTGAATTACACACTGAAGATGGAAACTGTAAAGAAAGCTTGGATCGGTCTACAGAGAGAGGGCACTGGGAAATGGCAGTGGTCTCTGGCAGACCAAACTTTCTACAGAGACGGAGACACTTACAGAAACTGGAGTAGTGGAGAACCAGACAACCAAGGGGGAAATGAGTTCTGTGTTCAGATGCAAAAAAGCACTGGTTCTTGGTATGATGACAGATGTGATAGAACATACTCTTTTGTGTGTTATGAAG aaaagaacacaaacactaatAGATACATGTTTATTAATGAGAGAAAGACCTGGTATGATGCTCAGACCTACTGCAGAGAGAAATACACCGACCTGGTCAGTGTGAGGAACAAAACTGAGAATGAGGAGATCAGGAAAGTGATTCAAAGTGCAACTGATGTATATGTTTGGATTGGTCTGTTTAAAGACTCCTGGAAGTGGTCAGATCAGAGTAATTCCTCATTCAGATACTGGAGCTCTGACAAACCCAGTGGAGGTTTGAACTGTGCTGCAGTGAATGTGTCTGATCAAGACCACTGGACCAATGTGGACTGCACAGAAAAACTCCCCTTCATCTGCCATGAGA AGAGACTGGTCTTGATTAATCAGAGTCTGACCTGGTGGGATGCTCTGAACTACTGCAGGAACCATCATTATGACCTGGTCTCAGTGCGCTCTGAGGAGATGCAGCTCTGGGTGAAGGAAGTGGTTCAAAACGCCTCCACCGAACACGTGTGGCTCGGCCTGCATCACGACTGCGTCCAGCGTATCTGGTTCTGGGTTTTTGGATCGATGGTCTGCTACCAGGACTGGGCCCCGGGGAATGGGACATGGAATGAAGACTGCAGCCATGAGAGGAGAAGCGGAGCAGTGCAGTCTGGAGGAAAGCAGCAGTGGATCGAACTGTCTGAGGGCTACAAACTCAACTTCATCTGCTCTACCTATGACG ATATGTTTTAA
- the LOC128602199 gene encoding C-type mannose receptor 2-like isoform X3, whose amino-acid sequence MGEMMKLNYTLKMETVKKAWIGLQREGTGKWQWSLADQTFYRDGDTYRNWSSGEPDNQGGNEFCVQMQKSTGSWYDDRCDRTYSFVCYEEKNTNTNRYMFINERKTWYDAQTYCREKYTDLVSVRNKTENEEIRKVIQSATDVYVWIGLFKDSWKWSDQSNSSFRYWSSDKPSGGLNCAAVNVSDQDHWTNVDCTEKLPFICHEKRLVLINQSLTWWDALNYCRNHHYDLVSVRSEEMQLWVKEVVQNASTEHVWLGLHHDCVQRIWFWVFGSMVCYQDWAPGNGTWNEDCSHERRSGAVQSGGKQQWIELSEGYKLNFICSTYDDMF is encoded by the exons ATGGGAGAGATGATGAAGCTGAATTACACACTGAAGATGGAAACTGTAAAGAAAGCTTGGATCGGTCTACAGAGAGAGGGCACTGGGAAATGGCAGTGGTCTCTGGCAGACCAAACTTTCTACAGAGACGGAGACACTTACAGAAACTGGAGTAGTGGAGAACCAGACAACCAAGGGGGAAATGAGTTCTGTGTTCAGATGCAAAAAAGCACTGGTTCTTGGTATGATGACAGATGTGATAGAACATACTCTTTTGTGTGTTATGAAG aaaagaacacaaacactaatAGATACATGTTTATTAATGAGAGAAAGACCTGGTATGATGCTCAGACCTACTGCAGAGAGAAATACACCGACCTGGTCAGTGTGAGGAACAAAACTGAGAATGAGGAGATCAGGAAAGTGATTCAAAGTGCAACTGATGTATATGTTTGGATTGGTCTGTTTAAAGACTCCTGGAAGTGGTCAGATCAGAGTAATTCCTCATTCAGATACTGGAGCTCTGACAAACCCAGTGGAGGTTTGAACTGTGCTGCAGTGAATGTGTCTGATCAAGACCACTGGACCAATGTGGACTGCACAGAAAAACTCCCCTTCATCTGCCATGAGA AGAGACTGGTCTTGATTAATCAGAGTCTGACCTGGTGGGATGCTCTGAACTACTGCAGGAACCATCATTATGACCTGGTCTCAGTGCGCTCTGAGGAGATGCAGCTCTGGGTGAAGGAAGTGGTTCAAAACGCCTCCACCGAACACGTGTGGCTCGGCCTGCATCACGACTGCGTCCAGCGTATCTGGTTCTGGGTTTTTGGATCGATGGTCTGCTACCAGGACTGGGCCCCGGGGAATGGGACATGGAATGAAGACTGCAGCCATGAGAGGAGAAGCGGAGCAGTGCAGTCTGGAGGAAAGCAGCAGTGGATCGAACTGTCTGAGGGCTACAAACTCAACTTCATCTGCTCTACCTATGACG ATATGTTTTAA